A region of Planococcus sp. MSAK28401 DNA encodes the following proteins:
- a CDS encoding DUF1128 domain-containing protein, giving the protein MDLSKQSPENVDFMIEEIKTKLRMVNVDAMKAEHFNTSEYEDLREIYEMVKNRDNFSPNEMQAIASELGSLRK; this is encoded by the coding sequence ATGGATTTATCCAAACAATCACCTGAGAACGTCGATTTTATGATTGAAGAAATAAAAACGAAACTGCGTATGGTCAATGTGGATGCAATGAAAGCCGAGCATTTCAACACTTCCGAATACGAAGACTTGCGTGAAATTTACGAGATGGTCAAAAACCGCGATAATTTCAGCCCGAATGAAATGCAGGCCATTGCCTCTGAACTCGGCTCATTACGCAAATAA
- a CDS encoding alanine/glycine:cation symporter family protein yields the protein MEGLTEFLGTISGYVWGPPLLILLVGTGIFLTVRLGLLQLRLLPYALKLTFSKNPDKDAEGDISHFQALSTAMAATVGTGNIVGVATAVILGGPGAVFWMWFSAFFGMATKYGEAVLAVKYRIVDSRGQMAGGPMYYLEHGLKQKWLAVLFAIFGSIAAFGIGNGTQSNSVASVVRDTFSVPTWITGIILTIFAAVVIIGGIKTIGKVTAFFVPFMALFYIIAGIIIMILNMDLIPAAIGTIFSAAFTGEAAVGGAIGAAIRYGVARGVFSNEAGLGSAPIAAAAAKTDMPGRQALVSMTQVLFDTLIICSITGITIVMSGLYLDDSLEGAALTTAAFEQFLGGAGPIIVAIGLIFFASSTIIGWSYYGEKCFQYLFKNPSLLIVYRIAFVAMVFVGATVSLDVVWTFSDVMNGLMAFPNLIGLLGLSGVIVYETKKITAKIKEEKEQARSGN from the coding sequence ATGGAGGGATTAACAGAATTTCTAGGCACAATCAGCGGTTATGTATGGGGACCGCCGCTCTTGATTCTCCTGGTTGGTACAGGTATTTTCCTGACTGTGCGACTAGGCCTTTTACAATTGCGCCTGTTGCCATATGCACTGAAGCTGACATTTAGTAAAAACCCGGATAAAGATGCAGAAGGGGATATTTCCCATTTCCAAGCTTTGTCGACAGCAATGGCTGCGACAGTCGGGACAGGGAATATTGTCGGAGTTGCAACTGCAGTTATTCTTGGTGGGCCAGGGGCTGTCTTCTGGATGTGGTTCTCTGCATTCTTCGGGATGGCCACCAAATACGGCGAGGCAGTTTTGGCTGTCAAATACCGCATCGTTGATTCAAGAGGCCAAATGGCTGGCGGGCCGATGTATTACCTCGAGCACGGATTGAAACAGAAATGGCTCGCTGTGCTGTTTGCGATATTCGGCTCGATTGCAGCGTTCGGCATCGGAAACGGTACACAATCCAACTCTGTTGCTTCCGTCGTGCGCGATACGTTCTCTGTGCCGACTTGGATCACTGGCATCATCTTGACAATTTTTGCAGCCGTCGTCATCATCGGCGGGATTAAGACAATTGGTAAAGTTACCGCATTTTTTGTTCCATTCATGGCCTTATTCTATATCATTGCAGGAATCATCATCATGATCCTCAATATGGATCTCATTCCTGCAGCCATCGGCACGATCTTCAGCGCCGCTTTCACAGGTGAAGCGGCCGTCGGCGGTGCCATCGGTGCTGCGATCCGCTACGGTGTCGCACGAGGCGTCTTCTCCAACGAAGCGGGCCTTGGATCTGCCCCAATCGCGGCAGCTGCAGCAAAAACCGATATGCCTGGTCGCCAGGCTTTGGTATCGATGACGCAAGTATTGTTCGATACCCTGATCATCTGTTCGATTACAGGAATCACAATCGTCATGTCCGGCTTGTATTTGGATGACAGCCTTGAAGGTGCTGCGCTGACTACTGCTGCATTCGAGCAGTTCCTTGGCGGTGCCGGCCCGATCATCGTAGCAATCGGCTTGATCTTCTTCGCTTCTTCGACGATCATCGGCTGGTCGTACTACGGCGAGAAATGTTTCCAGTACTTGTTCAAGAACCCAAGCTTGTTGATTGTCTACCGCATCGCTTTCGTCGCGATGGTCTTTGTCGGCGCAACCGTTTCGCTTGATGTCGTCTGGACATTCTCCGATGTCATGAACGGCTTGATGGCTTTCCCGAACTTGATCGGCCTTCTCGGACTTTCCGGCGTCATCGTTTACGAGACGAAGAAAATCACGGCGAAGATCAAGGAAGAGAAAGAACAAGCACGTTCTGGCAATTGA
- a CDS encoding YtxH domain-containing protein: MSQNKLMTGLLIGAAVGVLVSLLDRNTREDVMDKSKKASENAKYYANNKDELKSAFKEQAERAQNLYARISEDAAYVGGKVEQVKKLVPEVKEVAQDARGAVMETKEAVIDTKEDVMSAVKEDNPSPSSSLTDDSSSTNDSSSSNNNSQNQNRN, from the coding sequence ATGAGCCAAAACAAATTAATGACAGGATTATTAATAGGGGCGGCAGTCGGCGTACTTGTATCGCTTCTTGACCGGAATACCCGTGAGGATGTTATGGACAAATCAAAAAAAGCAAGCGAAAACGCGAAGTACTATGCGAACAATAAAGATGAATTAAAATCAGCATTCAAAGAGCAGGCAGAGCGTGCGCAAAATCTTTATGCCCGCATCTCGGAAGACGCTGCTTATGTTGGCGGTAAAGTGGAACAAGTGAAAAAGCTTGTCCCTGAAGTGAAAGAAGTAGCACAGGATGCAAGAGGCGCAGTGATGGAAACGAAAGAAGCGGTAATCGATACCAAAGAAGATGTTATGTCAGCGGTTAAAGAAGACAACCCGTCACCGAGTTCTTCACTGACGGATGATTCTTCTTCTACAAACGACTCTTCATCAAGCAATAATAACTCTCAGAACCAGAACCGCAACTAA
- a CDS encoding YihY/virulence factor BrkB family protein translates to MAIQKKGGQSQVRKPKYDVLTGRGFIKELGKRIKDVDVQGLGAQLAFFFLLSIFPLLIFLVTLLPYLNLPREEVFLFMEDVIPAEVYVLIEQTLNEILTNQNGGLLSFGVLATIWSASLGMDALIKSLNATYRVKESRPLLMARGMSILMTILLIIMLVVALALPIFGRQIGLFFFAFLGLEEGFLELWGMIRFTIPALITFIVCAVIYWLAPNVRISFWTVLPGAAFASLGWLLLSFLFSIYINNFGNFSATYGSIGGIILLLLWLYLSAMLLIIGGQINAVMQGRRQSRKRLHKKKTAIPSK, encoded by the coding sequence ATGGCAATACAAAAAAAAGGCGGCCAGTCCCAAGTGCGTAAACCGAAATACGACGTGCTGACTGGCCGTGGATTTATAAAAGAATTAGGGAAACGGATTAAAGACGTCGATGTGCAGGGACTCGGAGCGCAATTGGCGTTTTTTTTCCTATTATCGATTTTTCCGCTGTTGATTTTTCTCGTCACTTTGCTCCCATATTTGAATTTGCCGAGGGAGGAAGTCTTCCTGTTCATGGAAGATGTCATTCCAGCAGAGGTGTATGTGCTGATCGAGCAGACCTTGAATGAAATCTTGACCAATCAAAACGGCGGCTTGCTATCATTCGGTGTGCTCGCGACAATCTGGTCAGCGAGCCTGGGCATGGATGCATTGATCAAATCCTTGAATGCTACATATAGAGTCAAGGAAAGCAGGCCGTTGTTAATGGCAAGAGGCATGTCGATTTTAATGACCATTCTGTTGATCATCATGTTAGTAGTAGCGTTGGCGCTGCCGATATTCGGCCGCCAGATCGGCCTGTTCTTTTTCGCGTTCCTCGGTCTTGAGGAAGGGTTCCTGGAATTATGGGGAATGATCCGTTTCACCATTCCAGCCTTGATTACATTTATTGTATGCGCCGTGATCTATTGGCTTGCGCCGAATGTCCGGATCAGTTTCTGGACAGTGCTGCCGGGAGCGGCTTTTGCATCGCTCGGCTGGCTATTACTGTCATTTTTGTTCTCCATCTACATTAATAATTTTGGCAATTTCTCAGCCACTTACGGAAGTATCGGCGGGATTATCCTGCTGTTGCTGTGGCTTTACCTTTCCGCGATGCTATTGATCATCGGCGGGCAAATCAATGCCGTCATGCAAGGAAGGCGGCAATCCAGAAAACGGCTGCATAAAAAGAAGACGGCAATCCCCAGTAAATGA
- a CDS encoding heavy metal translocating P-type ATPase, which translates to MWSKVRPHIELIAAVLSGILIIIAYILELQDIALPSVAIYLLAFVIGGYAKAKYGIKKTIEDKQLNVEFLMILAAVGASIIGYWTEGAILIFIFALSGALETYTMNKSRKELSALMEMQPDEAWLLKESGETVRVPVGELNTGDLVAVRPGERIPVDGEVHSGQTAVDESAISGEAIPVSKYQHDNLFAGTVNLSGSITMVMTKPSSETMFQKIIELVQSAESEKSPSQQFIERFEGRYVKIVLIVFVLMLFLPHFLFGWSWNETFYRAMVLLVVASPCALVASIMPATLAAISNGAKSGVIFKGGAHLENLSVIKAIAFDKTGTLTRGKPEVTDFIIRQGADREQVMALVAGIESQSNHPLAKAMTDFVIQQGFEPLRNLQVVDVPGNGLKTQFNGDEILIGKPGFVGEQEAYAFEGGILENLANQGKTVTFVRDGHGILAAMALKDTVRDITKSTIAELQDRGIYCIMLTGDNRKTAKAIAEETGVDEYIAECLPGDKVQHLKKLLAKYKYVAMTGDGINEAPALATATTGIAMGEGTDIALETADVILMKNDLSRISYSIRLARKMQRIVKQNIFFSVAVILVLILSNFFQAISLPLGVIGHEGSTILVILNGLRMLNRNV; encoded by the coding sequence ATGTGGAGTAAAGTTCGGCCTCATATAGAATTGATCGCTGCGGTGTTATCAGGGATCCTGATCATCATCGCCTATATCCTGGAATTGCAGGATATCGCTCTTCCTTCCGTCGCCATCTATTTGCTGGCATTTGTGATCGGCGGCTATGCAAAAGCCAAATACGGCATCAAAAAAACCATCGAAGACAAACAATTGAATGTCGAATTCCTGATGATCCTGGCAGCTGTCGGCGCATCCATCATCGGCTACTGGACAGAAGGCGCCATCCTGATCTTCATCTTTGCGTTAAGCGGTGCACTCGAAACTTATACAATGAACAAAAGCCGCAAAGAACTGTCTGCCCTTATGGAGATGCAGCCGGATGAAGCCTGGCTATTGAAAGAATCCGGCGAGACAGTGCGTGTTCCGGTCGGTGAATTGAACACAGGAGACCTCGTCGCTGTCCGGCCCGGCGAGCGCATTCCTGTCGACGGCGAAGTCCATTCCGGCCAAACCGCTGTCGACGAATCCGCCATCAGCGGCGAAGCGATTCCGGTATCCAAATACCAACACGACAATTTGTTTGCAGGCACCGTCAATTTGTCCGGCTCGATTACCATGGTCATGACCAAACCAAGTTCTGAAACGATGTTCCAAAAAATCATCGAGCTCGTGCAATCCGCTGAAAGCGAGAAGTCCCCTTCCCAACAATTTATCGAACGCTTCGAAGGTCGTTATGTCAAAATTGTCTTGATCGTCTTCGTGCTCATGCTGTTCCTGCCGCATTTCCTTTTCGGCTGGAGCTGGAATGAAACCTTCTACCGGGCCATGGTGCTGCTTGTGGTAGCATCCCCATGCGCATTGGTCGCTTCCATTATGCCCGCCACGCTTGCCGCCATCTCCAACGGCGCCAAGAGCGGTGTGATCTTTAAAGGCGGAGCGCATCTGGAGAATTTAAGCGTCATTAAAGCCATCGCATTCGATAAAACCGGCACATTGACTCGCGGCAAACCCGAAGTGACTGATTTCATCATCCGCCAAGGTGCAGATCGCGAACAAGTGATGGCGCTGGTCGCAGGAATTGAATCTCAATCCAACCACCCGCTTGCAAAAGCGATGACCGATTTTGTCATTCAGCAAGGATTCGAGCCGCTGCGCAATCTGCAAGTCGTGGATGTGCCCGGAAACGGATTGAAAACGCAATTCAATGGCGATGAAATCCTGATTGGTAAGCCAGGCTTTGTTGGCGAACAAGAAGCTTACGCTTTCGAGGGCGGTATTCTTGAAAACCTGGCGAATCAAGGAAAAACCGTCACTTTTGTAAGGGACGGGCATGGCATACTCGCTGCCATGGCGCTTAAGGATACTGTCCGCGACATTACCAAATCCACCATCGCGGAACTTCAGGACCGCGGCATTTATTGCATCATGCTGACGGGGGATAACCGAAAAACCGCAAAAGCCATTGCGGAAGAAACCGGGGTCGATGAATACATCGCCGAATGCCTGCCTGGCGATAAAGTGCAGCACTTGAAAAAATTATTAGCTAAATACAAATATGTAGCGATGACGGGAGACGGCATTAACGAGGCTCCAGCGCTTGCGACGGCCACGACCGGCATCGCCATGGGTGAAGGAACCGATATTGCTCTAGAAACCGCGGACGTTATTTTGATGAAAAATGATTTATCCCGCATTTCCTATTCGATCCGTCTGGCTCGAAAAATGCAGCGCATCGTCAAACAGAATATCTTTTTCTCTGTCGCTGTCATCCTGGTGCTCATCTTGTCGAATTTTTTTCAGGCGATTTCTTTGCCGCTTGGCGTCATCGGACATGAAGGCAGCACCATCCTGGTCATCTTGAACGGATTGCGAATGCTCAACCGCAACGTCTGA
- a CDS encoding SE1561 family protein — protein sequence MGKSITDKEQQVTYMKQRLSMFLDVLDAIEPESTELEDIDRLIAMVDDLDSKMQQFKNRPSTENE from the coding sequence ATGGGAAAATCCATTACTGATAAGGAACAGCAAGTAACTTATATGAAACAAAGGCTCAGCATGTTCCTCGATGTGTTAGATGCCATCGAACCGGAAAGCACGGAGCTCGAAGATATTGACCGGCTGATTGCCATGGTCGACGATCTGGACAGCAAAATGCAACAGTTCAAAAACCGTCCTTCTACTGAAAACGAATAA
- a CDS encoding OsmC family protein yields MKFSMNEHGFTGHLPFGELHVSTNEEYGFRPYQLLVSSLAICSAGIIRKVLDKQRMPAEDIEVEVKEIVRIEEEADRVSKVHLHFRIKGDINEAKMPRVMELTRKNCSMVRSVEDTIEIIETYELI; encoded by the coding sequence ATGAAATTTTCCATGAATGAACACGGATTTACCGGGCATTTGCCTTTTGGCGAGCTCCATGTATCGACCAATGAAGAGTACGGATTCCGCCCTTATCAATTACTGGTCTCTTCATTGGCCATCTGCAGCGCAGGGATCATCCGCAAAGTACTCGATAAGCAACGGATGCCGGCAGAAGACATCGAAGTGGAAGTGAAGGAAATTGTCCGTATCGAGGAAGAAGCGGACCGCGTTTCAAAAGTCCATCTGCATTTCCGCATCAAAGGCGATATCAACGAAGCGAAAATGCCGCGCGTTATGGAATTGACGCGTAAAAACTGCTCGATGGTCCGTTCTGTCGAAGATACAATTGAAATTATAGAGACGTACGAATTGATTTAA
- a CDS encoding MFS transporter: protein MKYFLSSERARFWILVAIVSISGFSQGMLLPLIAVIFEQDGVSSTLNGLSATGLYIGIIAVAPFMEPQLRKFGFKPLILVGGAMVILALLSFPLWKSVLFWFILRILIGIGDQALHFSTQTWITSTSPHHKLGRNIAIYGMSFSVGFGAGPLFVPLVKVFEALPFIISGVLCLIAWSLVFFLRNDFPEHSASSMGAKGTLQRFRMALVIGWVAFLPPLGYGFLEASLSAIYPVYALRQSFDISMVSYILAAFSIGAIATQLPLGELSDRIGRKKVLMIALSGGGMAFLVATFFESNAWLTLALFVVAGMFVGSTFSLGISYMTDLMPKELLPTGNLLCGVAFSVGSLIGPAAGGLFLEVTEQLSFLLLITGILLTLFTIIAFKGPRKHMA, encoded by the coding sequence ATGAAATATTTCTTATCAAGCGAACGCGCCCGCTTTTGGATCTTGGTCGCTATTGTGTCGATATCAGGCTTTTCGCAAGGCATGTTATTGCCGCTCATTGCCGTCATTTTCGAGCAGGATGGCGTGTCATCTACGCTAAACGGCCTCAGTGCGACAGGATTATACATAGGCATTATCGCTGTTGCGCCGTTTATGGAGCCGCAGCTCAGAAAGTTCGGGTTTAAACCGCTTATTCTCGTCGGTGGGGCGATGGTGATCCTCGCTTTGCTTTCGTTTCCGTTATGGAAAAGCGTCTTGTTTTGGTTTATTTTGCGCATTTTGATCGGCATAGGGGATCAGGCGCTGCATTTTTCGACGCAAACCTGGATCACCAGCACTTCGCCTCACCACAAGCTGGGGCGCAACATCGCGATTTACGGCATGTCGTTCAGTGTCGGCTTTGGTGCAGGCCCGCTCTTTGTGCCGCTCGTCAAAGTGTTCGAAGCCTTGCCGTTCATCATTTCCGGTGTTCTCTGCTTGATTGCCTGGTCGCTGGTGTTTTTCCTGCGCAATGATTTTCCGGAGCATTCTGCCAGTTCCATGGGTGCCAAAGGAACCTTACAGCGCTTTCGGATGGCTCTCGTCATCGGCTGGGTCGCCTTTTTGCCCCCACTCGGCTATGGTTTTTTGGAAGCATCACTGAGCGCGATCTATCCGGTCTATGCTTTGCGCCAATCATTCGATATCAGTATGGTCTCCTATATTCTCGCTGCCTTTTCCATCGGGGCGATTGCGACGCAATTGCCGCTCGGTGAACTCAGTGACCGCATCGGACGGAAAAAGGTATTGATGATTGCGCTAAGCGGCGGGGGGATGGCGTTTTTGGTGGCGACGTTCTTTGAGTCGAACGCTTGGCTCACGCTCGCTTTGTTTGTGGTGGCGGGCATGTTTGTCGGCTCGACATTCTCGCTCGGCATTTCCTATATGACCGACTTGATGCCAAAAGAATTGCTGCCGACGGGAAATTTATTGTGCGGCGTGGCATTCAGTGTCGGGAGTTTGATCGGCCCGGCAGCAGGGGGCTTGTTCCTTGAAGTCACCGAGCAGTTGAGTTTCCTGCTGTTGATCACCGGGATCCTATTGACCTTGTTCACCATCATCGCTTTTAAAGGGCCGCGCAAGCATATGGCCTAA
- a CDS encoding flavodoxin family protein produces the protein MKPLIVYYSHSENNQKLAIELQSRIGCELREIKEKKKRKDLSILMDFLIKRDSRLAPLDFDLREYSPVILLAPIWAGKIAAPMRTFIKKSKDDLTDYSFITICSGGPGQREKIGAELLALTSREPSALAELWINHLLPEEQRNKIKYTNKFQLKREHFSQFDKEIRFFIEMALHANKDSKTLT, from the coding sequence ATGAAGCCGTTAATCGTCTATTACTCCCATTCCGAAAACAATCAAAAGCTAGCGATAGAACTGCAAAGCCGGATCGGTTGCGAGTTGCGCGAAATCAAGGAAAAAAAGAAACGGAAAGATTTATCGATCTTGATGGATTTTCTCATCAAGCGCGACTCCCGTTTGGCGCCACTGGATTTTGACCTGAGAGAATACAGCCCAGTGATTTTGCTGGCACCGATTTGGGCAGGAAAAATTGCGGCGCCGATGCGGACCTTTATCAAAAAGTCGAAAGATGATTTAACCGATTACTCATTTATTACCATTTGCAGCGGTGGGCCTGGCCAGCGGGAAAAGATTGGTGCAGAACTGCTTGCGCTCACCTCCCGCGAACCATCGGCATTAGCCGAATTATGGATCAACCACTTGCTCCCTGAAGAACAGCGCAATAAAATTAAGTACACCAATAAGTTCCAGCTCAAGCGTGAGCATTTCAGTCAATTTGATAAAGAAATTAGGTTCTTCATTGAAATGGCGCTGCATGCAAACAAAGATTCCAAAACGCTGACATAA
- the rlmD gene encoding 23S rRNA (uracil(1939)-C(5))-methyltransferase RlmD, with translation MTEKPIIEMGQKFPLTIKKLGINGEGVGFFKRNVVFVPGALPGEEVTAQVTIVKHNFAQARILKIRKASPHRQTPPCPIFETCGGCQLQHLSYSQQLVEKRDLVLQSLDRYLRGTDIQVRETIGMDDPWHYRNKSQFQTRKKDGKVMAGLFAEGSQQLLDIEQCLVQHPDTVKITNAAKRIIEELNLSIYDGKSMKGLVRTIAVRTAVKTGEIQLVLITTRKDIPKEKVLVERLSAIDPNLVSIVQNVNAEKTSLVFGEATRTLFGKPTIHEELGELSFDLSARAFFQLNPEQTVELYDEIKRAAKLTGKESVVDAYCGVGTIGLWLADSAREIRGMDTIPESIADAKANAKKQGHQATYVTGTAEKWLETWRKEGYVPDVLTVDPPRTGLADSLLKTILKVKPKRFVYTSCNPSTLAKDLQQLTKVYRVEYIQPIDMFPQTSQVEAVCLLSLK, from the coding sequence ATGACTGAAAAACCAATCATTGAAATGGGGCAGAAATTCCCCTTAACCATTAAAAAGCTCGGCATCAACGGAGAAGGCGTCGGCTTTTTCAAGCGCAATGTCGTCTTTGTCCCCGGGGCGCTGCCAGGTGAAGAAGTCACCGCGCAAGTGACCATCGTGAAACATAATTTCGCACAAGCGCGGATATTGAAGATCCGTAAAGCTTCCCCCCACCGCCAGACGCCGCCGTGCCCGATTTTCGAAACATGCGGCGGCTGCCAATTGCAGCATTTATCCTATAGCCAGCAGCTCGTCGAAAAACGCGACCTGGTGCTGCAATCGCTCGACCGTTATTTACGCGGGACGGACATCCAAGTGCGAGAGACGATTGGCATGGACGACCCGTGGCATTACCGCAATAAGAGCCAGTTCCAGACGCGCAAGAAAGACGGCAAAGTAATGGCCGGCTTGTTTGCGGAAGGCTCCCAGCAGCTGCTCGATATCGAACAATGCCTCGTCCAGCATCCGGACACGGTGAAAATTACCAATGCCGCGAAGCGCATCATCGAAGAATTGAACTTATCCATCTACGACGGCAAATCGATGAAAGGGCTGGTCCGGACGATTGCTGTCCGTACGGCAGTCAAGACGGGCGAAATCCAGCTTGTACTCATCACGACTCGCAAAGACATCCCGAAAGAGAAAGTGCTCGTCGAACGCTTGAGCGCAATCGACCCGAACCTGGTATCCATCGTGCAAAACGTCAATGCCGAGAAAACGTCACTCGTATTCGGCGAAGCGACGCGTACTTTGTTCGGCAAACCGACCATTCACGAAGAACTCGGCGAATTATCGTTCGACTTGTCTGCCCGCGCATTTTTCCAATTGAATCCGGAACAGACCGTGGAGCTCTACGATGAAATCAAACGTGCAGCGAAATTGACCGGCAAGGAATCCGTCGTCGATGCCTATTGCGGCGTTGGCACAATCGGCCTGTGGCTGGCGGATTCCGCCCGTGAAATCCGCGGCATGGATACCATTCCGGAAAGCATTGCCGATGCAAAAGCCAACGCCAAAAAACAAGGCCATCAAGCGACTTACGTGACGGGCACAGCAGAAAAATGGCTCGAAACCTGGCGCAAGGAAGGCTATGTGCCGGATGTATTAACAGTAGACCCGCCGCGCACCGGGCTTGCGGACTCGCTATTGAAAACCATCTTGAAAGTAAAACCGAAACGTTTTGTCTACACGTCATGCAACCCTTCGACACTCGCGAAAGACTTGCAGCAATTGACGAAGGTCTACCGCGTCGAATACATCCAGCCGATCGATATGTTCCCGCAGACTTCGCAAGTGGAAGCGGTGTGCTTATTGAGCTTGAAATAA
- a CDS encoding TIGR01777 family oxidoreductase — MKIAITGGTGFLGSVLTELLLEKGHEVFILTRSDKPKEGGITYVQWLSDGATPEAQLEGIDALVNLAGTSINDGLWTDKQKKKIYESRVSATKEVLRIISTLEKKPEVLVNASAIGIYPASEHKTYTEADHEYGNDFLAETVLAWESLAEQAQLDGVRAAYARFGILLGKEEGALPLMALPYKLFAGGTVGTGRQWLSWIHVRDAARAVLFAIEHKELTGPFNVAAPNPQRMKAFGKEIGRALGRPHWIPAPSFALKAALGDKSRLVLEGQRALPTVLLEHGFKFEFPNLPEALADIYK, encoded by the coding sequence ATGAAAATAGCGATAACTGGCGGCACCGGGTTTCTCGGTTCCGTCTTGACAGAACTGTTACTGGAAAAAGGACACGAAGTGTTTATTTTAACACGTTCCGATAAACCGAAGGAAGGGGGCATCACATATGTCCAGTGGCTGTCTGATGGAGCAACCCCCGAAGCGCAGCTTGAAGGCATCGATGCGCTCGTCAACTTAGCCGGCACATCGATCAACGACGGCTTATGGACAGACAAACAAAAGAAGAAAATCTACGAAAGCCGCGTATCGGCGACGAAAGAAGTGCTGCGCATCATCTCGACGCTTGAAAAAAAACCGGAAGTGCTCGTCAATGCGAGCGCGATTGGAATCTATCCGGCTTCTGAACATAAAACCTACACGGAAGCTGACCATGAATACGGCAATGATTTTCTTGCTGAGACAGTCTTAGCTTGGGAGAGCTTGGCCGAACAAGCGCAACTCGACGGCGTCCGTGCCGCTTATGCGCGCTTCGGCATCTTGCTCGGAAAAGAAGAAGGCGCCCTTCCTTTAATGGCGCTGCCGTATAAATTATTCGCCGGCGGCACAGTTGGTACCGGCAGGCAATGGCTGTCCTGGATTCACGTCCGCGATGCAGCGCGCGCCGTGCTTTTCGCCATCGAACATAAAGAGCTCACAGGCCCCTTCAATGTGGCCGCACCGAACCCCCAGCGCATGAAAGCATTCGGCAAGGAAATAGGGCGGGCGCTCGGCAGGCCGCATTGGATCCCCGCCCCCTCATTTGCGTTGAAAGCAGCGCTCGGCGATAAAAGCAGGCTCGTGCTGGAAGGCCAGCGGGCACTTCCGACCGTCCTTCTCGAACACGGTTTTAAGTTCGAGTTCCCGAATTTGCCGGAAGCACTGGCTGACATATACAAATAA
- the recX gene encoding recombination regulator RecX encodes MPIITKITRGKNNPERYNIYLEEKFAFSVDETLIIRYQLTKGKELDQWTIEEMNFEDEVRKAFNKALHYLGFRMRSEGEVRKKLKEKEFGEAVIDEAVKKLYELSFLDDQQFSEALLRTQIKSGKKGPRAIQQDMQKRGIDKAMQKDVLTNYTEEEQLEVATGLAEKIAAKEQSKTPSQVKQKINDSLMRKGYPYGIIKQAIETLDLERDGDQWLDSVRQQGDKLWRKHESKLSGNDLSRKVKQGLYQKGFPGDVISQYIEEKELEDE; translated from the coding sequence ATGCCGATCATTACGAAAATAACCCGCGGAAAAAACAATCCAGAACGCTATAATATTTATCTGGAAGAAAAATTTGCGTTCAGTGTCGACGAAACCTTGATCATCCGCTACCAATTGACCAAAGGCAAAGAACTCGACCAGTGGACGATCGAAGAAATGAACTTTGAGGATGAAGTCCGAAAAGCATTCAATAAAGCTTTGCATTACCTCGGCTTCCGCATGCGCAGCGAAGGCGAAGTCCGGAAGAAACTGAAGGAAAAGGAATTCGGTGAAGCCGTGATCGACGAAGCGGTCAAGAAGCTCTATGAACTCAGCTTCCTAGATGACCAGCAGTTTTCAGAAGCATTGCTCCGGACGCAAATCAAATCCGGCAAAAAAGGGCCGCGCGCTATCCAACAGGACATGCAAAAGAGAGGAATTGATAAGGCTATGCAAAAAGATGTCTTAACAAATTACACTGAGGAAGAGCAGCTCGAAGTCGCCACAGGTCTCGCGGAAAAAATCGCAGCGAAAGAACAATCGAAAACCCCGAGCCAGGTGAAACAGAAAATCAACGACTCGCTGATGAGAAAAGGCTATCCTTACGGGATCATCAAGCAAGCGATTGAAACGCTGGATCTTGAACGCGACGGAGATCAATGGCTCGATAGCGTCCGCCAGCAAGGCGATAAATTATGGCGCAAGCATGAAAGTAAATTGTCGGGGAACGACCTGAGCCGGAAAGTGAAGCAAGGCCTGTACCAGAAAGGCTTCCCAGGCGATGTGATCAGCCAGTACATCGAAGAAAAGGAGCTTGAAGATGAGTGA
- a CDS encoding YfhH family protein, whose protein sequence is MSDNKPYSQMDETELRNEIARLKEKARKAEQLGIVNEFAVLERKAIMAASFLLDPKDFKPGEVYRVEGDPNVYFQIDYLKGNFAWGYRMGGDKHTEALPISMLRPLKEGK, encoded by the coding sequence ATGAGTGACAATAAACCATATTCACAAATGGACGAGACGGAACTGCGCAATGAAATTGCCCGTCTGAAAGAAAAAGCGCGCAAAGCGGAACAGCTCGGCATCGTCAATGAATTCGCGGTGCTCGAGCGCAAAGCCATCATGGCCGCGTCGTTTTTGCTGGATCCAAAAGATTTCAAACCAGGGGAAGTTTACCGCGTGGAAGGCGACCCGAATGTTTATTTTCAAATTGATTATTTAAAAGGGAATTTTGCTTGGGGTTACCGCATGGGCGGCGACAAACACACAGAAGCGCTGCCGATTTCCATGCTGCGTCCATTAAAGGAAGGGAAGTGA